The Fusarium keratoplasticum isolate Fu6.1 chromosome 8, whole genome shotgun sequence genome includes a region encoding these proteins:
- a CDS encoding BZIP domain-containing protein has protein sequence MASTRASTDDQHEPTSSELDKNQKRKLRNRLSQRAFRRRQAEYLRDLRNRAEASQKPDNERVVELEEENGRLRAHITELQSRLEGVQVTLQMIASSSSKILGRSESSLPRQPRIEERDSEQEENEPSRDESITADKAQSDSTPWPPFSSAALEAIQIPDLSFPTDVDSTIEIPISDSVQARSNLIRDVMGSVGPIDPNLSKSPLQLQRIPNIWNFNYQMGSQSYIDAIESCASSRPTSGLRWVDSNSPISDHIQILKRLLLTKLKPTILDNRSCQTLYQSVSTVLAMFNSVTRPDVMNWYAKTRFFHIIELTAWQILPCSLTYSRVHERYRPTELQLGLQGQYPCVVDWIPFASIRDRIIQLHAANPCVDQIFCDTVSAYVVESTLSELVVGGSLMKVYIRVTDLIASMALQQGEGEGIDNMASLPAPDIKTLFSSPEYAYLAFKHLKMDCGASYYKIDPVFFSKYPELCDPSDDIVASGVPLKPGTQTTLTSPNYVDAMTVATYCSFINFSFDAATALSRLEYV, from the exons ATGGCTTCCACGAGGGCATCGACTGATGACCAGCATGAGCCCACATCATCTGAGCTGGACAAGAATCAAAAGAG GAAACTCCGTAACCGTCTCTCCCAGCGCGCCTTTCGTCGAAGACAAGCCGAGTATCTCAGGGATCTGAGGAATCGAGCCGAAGCCTCGCAGAAGCCAGACAATGAGAGAGTCGTCGAGCTCGAAGAGGAGAATGGCCGTCTACGTGCTCACATCACCGAGCTACAGTCGCGGTTGGAAGGTGTACAAGTCACGCTTCAGATGatagcttcatcatcttccaagaTTCTTGGTCGATCTGAGAGTTCTCTGCCTCGTCAACCACGGATCGAAGAGAGAGACTCGGAACAGGAAGAGAACGAGCCATCAAGGGACGAATCTATTACTGCTGATAAAGCACAGTCTGACTCAACCCCTTGGCCACCCTTTTCTTCTGCTGCCCTCGAAGCTATCCAAATCCCTGACCTGTCCTTCCCAACCGACGTCGATTCCACCATCGAAATTCCAATCAGTGATTCCGTTCAAGCAAGATCCAACCTGATACGCGACGTCATGGGCAGCGTAGGCCCAATCGACCCGAACCTATCCAAGTCCCCCCTACAGCTGCAGAGAATACCGAATATCTGGAACTTTAATTATCAGATGGGCAGCCAGTCATacatcgatgccatcgagtCTTGTGCGTCCTCCAGACCCACGAGCGGCTTGAGATGGGTCGATTCCAACTCGCCAATCTCGGACCACATCCAGATCTTGAAGAGATTGTTGTTGACCAAGCTGAAGCCGACGATTCTCGATAACCGGTCTTGCCAAAC GCTCTATCAGTCTGTCTCTACTGTACTGGCCATGTTCAACAGCGTCACTCGCCCCGACGTCATGAACTGGTACGCAAAGACGAGGTTCTTCCACATCATCGAGCTCACTGCTTGGCAAATCTTGCCCTGCTCCCTCACCTACTCGAGAGTGCACGAACGGTATCGACCGACAGAGCTTCAACTTGGTCTACAAGGGCAGTACCCCTGCGTTGTCGACTGGATCCCTTTTGCGTCGATACGAGATCGGATTATACAACTCCATGCCGCCAACCCCTGTGTTGACCAGATATTCTGCGATACCGTCAGCGCGTACGTCGTCGAGTCTACCCTCTCTGAGCTGGTAGTAGGGGGCTCCTTGATGAAGGTTTACATCCGCGTAACAGACCTCATCGCAAGCATGGCTCTCCAACAAGGTGAAGGCGAAGGCATAGACAACATGGCATCCCTCCCAGCACCTGACATCAAGACACTCTTCTCATCCCCCGAGTACGCGTATCTCGCCTTCAAACACCTCAAGATGGACTGCGGAGCCTCGTACTATAAGATTGAccccgtcttcttcagcaagTACCCCGAGTTGTGCGATCCATCTGACGATATTGTGGCCTCGGGGGTGCCCCTTAAGCCGGGGACACAGACGACACTTACAAGCCCCAACTACGTCGACGCCATGACAGTTGCGACTTATTGTAGTTTTATCAACTTTTCCTTTGACGCGGCTACGGCACTGTCTCGGTTAGAGTATGTCTAA
- a CDS encoding Non-specific serine/threonine protein kinase, whose translation MEGPRGEVRDHTLHATNFNEVYPLYPWARREKRLAIFSTYPPRHAHRCPAGGHPVLLYQSDRSFSWDSIQVVGFHVDTAFGYHQGIRELYKCAREVFRSQPTRLFVHGYFVHGSSLERWVFDRSGMYCSGSTPFDPNSIWPGTIMNQLTVDVVKNYQWMSDIELGVNPSVRYDVIGSFIPAHGYYPQPKLYLERTPLVHPRKIVSRCTICYRARTFGSEYEHVVKFSWRSRSRSPEEEMLRLAKQRNVQGVVRLVSYHVVDGSSNLCQRLQLIRHGDFPRADPAATLSRDLDMSCLVVTPSGRPISKFDDIPELLEAFRDALKAHRSLYFDGGILHRDISTGNIIIPDVEKEGEPRGMLIDLDLSKEVADLSATSEQVVGTRPFMSIDLMKHGQHSCLHDLDSFFFVFLWVVICRDDEPSSESVLDGWSDGSFDHLARRKAKDISLDNFHVLVSEFPPLFKCLSRLAYELRDMVDTPWKYISHPGQKRQIERRYVEMIGAFEAALGDYMSGKLGEVEED comes from the coding sequence atggaGGGACCCAGGGGTGAGGTCAGAGACCACACCCTTCACGCCACAAACTTCAACGAGGTGTATCCCCTATACCCCTGGGCTCGCAGAGAGAAACGTCTAGCAATCTTTTCAACTTATCCACCGAGACATGCCCATCGCTGCCCCGCTGGGGGTCATCCGGTCCTGCTTTACCAGTCCGACAGATCCTTTAGCTGGGACAGTATACAGGTCGTCGGTTTCCACGTGGACACCGCCTTTGGATATCACCAAGGAATCCGAGAGCTGTACAAGTGCGCCCGAGAAGTTTTCCGGAGCCAACCAACTCGTTTATTTGTGCATGGATACTTTGTCCATGGTTCTTCTCTCGAGCGGTGGGTGTTTGACCGATCTGGCATGTACTGCTCTGGGTCAACACCTTTTGACCCAAACTCGATATGGCCCGGCACCATTATGAACCAGTTGACTGTCGACGTCGTTAAGAACTACCAATGGATGAGCGACATCGAGTTGGGCGTGAATCCAAGCGTTCGCTATGATGTTATAGGGAGTTTTATTCCGGCTCATGGTTACTATCCTCAACCCAAGCTTTACCTGGAACGAACGCCGCTTGTGCATCCCAGGAAGATCGTGAGCCGATGCACCATTTGCTACCGAGCAAGGACGTTTGGTTCCGAGTACGAACATGTGGTCAAGTTCTCATGGCGGTCGCGATCCCGAAGCCCGGAGGAAGAGATGCTACGGCTTGCCAAGCAGCGAAACGTCCAGGGAGTGGTGCGACTGGTCAGCTATCATGTAGTTGATGGATCATCCAACCTTTGTCAACGCTTGCAGCTTATAAGGCACGGGGACTTCCCACGTGCTGATCCAGCGGCTACGCTGTCAAGGGACTTGGACATGTCCTGCCTGGTTGTCACCCCGTCCGGACGTCCCATATCAAAGTTCGACGACATCCCAGAGCTACTCGAGGCCTTCcgcgatgccctcaaggcACATCGTTCTCTATACTTCGACGGTGGGATTCTCCATCGGGATATCTCCACTGGAAACATTATCATCCCCGATGTTGAGAAAGAAGGGGAACCGCGGGGAATGTTGATCGACCTTGACCTGAGCAAAGAAGTAGCAGATCTCTCCGCTACATCCGAACAGGTCGTTGGGACCAGACCCTTCATGTCAATCGACTTGATGAAACACGGACAGCACTCGTGTCTTCATGATCTGGactctttcttcttcgtctttctCTGGGTTGTCATCTGCCGAGACGACGAACCCTCATCTGAGAGTGTGCTCGACGGTTGGAGCGACGGAAGCTTTGATCACCTAGCAAGAAGAAAAGCCAAGGACATCTCGTTAGACAACTTTCACGTCCTTGTATCAGAGTTCCCGCCCTTGTTCAAGTGTCTCAGCAGGCTAGCGTACGAGCTGCGTGACATGGTCGATACCCCGTGGAAATACATTTCCCACCCTGGGCAGAAACGCCAAATCGAGCGTCGGTATGTTGAGATGATTGGCGCGTTTGAGGCGGCGTTGGGTGACTATATGTCGGGAAAGCTtggggaggttgaagaggatTGA